taagGAACTTTGTTAAGAGACACTTAATTATAGTGGTTTATTGGTGGTTTCTTAATTAAGGttcttaacaataaaaaaaagattaaactctttttaaacataaaattttaaacaaagattaaatttatttattaaataaaacaaaatcaaactagattttagtataaaaacattaaaacattaaaacaaagattactaaaataaatttttggtttagtcttttttttcttcataatcAGCTTTAGCACAAGAGTAATGTTTGGAATGAGACACAGTGATACTAATCAGTCATGCCTAGAACTTCCAAAGTTATgagaaataaaatacaaatccTATTGGTAtcgaaaaaaatttaaatgatatgagAACGGCTTGGACGAGAGTGGGAGTTACTCAGGTGTGTTGTCATCATACTCATCATCATCGTCAACCACTTCATACTTGCAATATTGGTCTCTGTTTGCAATAAGTTGCCAAAAGAGAGggatcaacatatatataaacatcGCAAACAGAGTAGAATAGAATTCAAGCAGCTGTCACAGGAATATACCACTATACAGTTGATTGAACAACGGTTCTTGTTTAGAGACGAGTGAACAAACTTGGCAGCAAAGCTTGTGGAAGGGTTATCTGAATAGGCAACTGGGGGAAGCATCTGAaacattgatatatatatatataataagttaaGAGCCGTAAGATAATCGAATATTGGAAAACATAATCCACAGACATCAAATGGTATCTAACATCAACTGCAGCAGCTGGAGTTGCTTGCAAAGAGGTCATATCCCTTGAATCTCGCTGCCATGTTCGAGCCTGAACAAAAACATCAATTGAGTAAAACCACTCTGCACTCTAActtccattaaaaaaaaaagtatgaggAATGCTATGTAATGACTCAGAGAGTTCAACTGGGAAAGATGGGAATACAATACATTACCTGAATATATCTCACAACGGTGCTATTGTAATCAATAGCTCTTCTCTACAGGTGTGTTGTCATCATACTCATCATCATCGTCAACCACTTCATACTCGCAATCTTGGTCTCTGATCATTGATGTGAAAAGCGACCAGCTTTCAATTGAAAGACAAAACAACATACACAAAGACACTGACTTTAAAGCATGCTAAACCGAATCTCAATGTCAGGAGCAAACACATTAGATTTCGATGAAACACTAGAAATTGGATGAGATTGATTACCAGCGCAGCCATGTAAGAGAGAGCAGCGTAGGCGCCGTGTTTGGTCATGGCAGATCCTTTGAAAAGACAGATCGTAGACTCCTTTACCGTCGGAGGTATCATTCTCTCCGGAGAGAGGAGGATCCGAAACAGGAAGAACAGGCCGACCAGAGCCACCGAGAGAGAGATTCATCCGTCGACGAGAGAAAAATCACGAAGTTTTGGAATCAAAACCGAGTGATTTCGTCCGCGAGAGAGAGgttgagatgagagagagagacttgaATGTGTGACGCGTGTCCTTAAGCAACGCCTCTTCCTTAGCTTAATTAAGCAACCTGTCTTATGTTAAAaggtatttttcttttcttttaaatcataatttgcctgaccaaaaaaaaaaacatgctcTAATGTATTTGAACTGTAAGCCCTTTCGATTAGATGTTCTCATAAAACGTAAGTTTCAGCTTTCAGTAATTAAACATTACAATCTCATATATCAACGGCGTCGACGGGAAGCGAGATCGCCCTATAAAGAAGAGGCGGTGAATCTGACTCCGTCGGTGCCTTTAGCCTTTGATGATCAAGCTGTATCTTATGTCTTGCCTTTAGCCATCTCAACTCTCTCCTTATCTCATTCTCCGACCACCACTCACCTCTCACCTTCTTCCTCCTACTCAAACTCACCGACGTACCGtgctcttcttctccatcatcaGAACGCGAATCTCTCAATCCCCAAATATCCGCATAATGAATCCTGTTATTATTACCACCTTCTCCagacacaacaacaacatcGCCTCCATCTCCGTGTTGTCCTTCTCCTTCCACTTGGTAACTTATCTCCTCAAACCTACCGTGTACCGAAGAACAGCTTCTGTCATCaaactgatgatgatgatgttggtGAGATTTTTCTCCCGAGAGTTCACTGTTTGATGATACTGTCTCTTGTATGTACCCGTTAGAAGCACAGTTCCCACAGAATCCTCCATTGTTGTTGTTCACGTTTGATTCACTTTCTGTAACGTTGTGATCATCAATCTTCCAGTCAGGTACCAAAGCAGAAATCTCCGCATCGATCATCTCCGCGATTTTCGCAACGTCTTGATTCGTTATGTCGAGTTCAGACACCATCTCTTCTACTACACTCCACGCTGTGTCTATAGCCGTCTCAAACGGGAAGTATATGTTCCTTATACGTCCTGTAGCACATAAAATCTTTAGGTTCTATTGTCTTATAAGCATCGTGAAGATTGAAACTTTGTGTGTAATCTTAATAATACCTTCTGCATCAGAGATTCTGAATCTCAAGAAGATCCCATCATTACCGTTTCTCTTCCCTTTAATCGAAATATCGACATGGTCAGAGTCTTCTTCATCGTCTTGAGCGAAAAGATTGATCTCACATATCTGTGGCTCAAGCTGATCAGGATCCATGAGAGGTTGTCTAAGGAACACACCAGTTTCATCATAACCGTTGTAGTAATCAATAGGTCTCAGATCAAATCCATTAACATCATCTTGTAAGAAAGGGTCTTGCAAAAGCTCCAAAGCAGTAAGCCTAGACGTCACGGTGGCTAAACACTTCTCAACGAAGGCACGAACCTCAGGGTCCTTCACTAAGTAGAAAGCTTCAGGCTTCTTCCCCTGAAGTAATGAAGAATGTTAAACCAAGACATGACATAAAAGGATCTGAGATTTTGAGgctataaacattttttaatagttttaatttaaaaaatccaGTAATTTTGGGACCTATctctatattaaaaaatttcaaaagaatTTGGGGCTAATGCTAATGTTTCACTCGGCTGTGCCCAAATGCCACCCTAGACATAACATAAAAAAGTTTGATGTTCAAGATTATTTACCGAAGTAACTTTCTTGTAGATTTGTGCAGGGTGAGTGCATTCACTGTAAGGGTAATCGAAAGTGACCATCTCTAACACGCACATTCCAAAAGCATATACATCAACCAGCTCATTGTACTCCTCATCATAAACTTCTGGTGCCATAAACTCAGGGGTTCCTttaaacaaacacacaaacataaaGTAGGTAGGTCCAGTTATGTTTCAAAGACATTATTAAAAAGCCAATAAAGGTGAAGTTTTCGAAAGTACCAACGCAGCGAACAGCATGTGATTTACGAAGAATAGCAGCGAGTCCAAGGTCACCTATCTTGACTTCACCTTGGTTTCCATTGATGAAGATGTTATCGCATTTGAGATCTCTATGGATGATCGGAGGAGAACGGCTATGGAGATAGAGAAGCCCTTTTAGAATCTGCTTACACCATTGCTTCACCGCTTTAATATTCACTCTTCTATGTCTCAACCTATACCTACACAATCTCAAAGACTTCAACTTTGAAGTACCCATTTCTGATTTAGACAAAGAGATGACAAAGACACAAGCTGCTTACTGTCTAAGAGTGCCGGAGGTGAAAAGTTCAGTGACAAAATTGATTGATAAATTGTCAGTATCAACCCATGAAGTATAGAATCTCATGATGTTCTGATGATTCAAGGTCTTGAGCAGATGAATCTCTCTGAAGAATTTGTCCAACTGCTCAGGATTTCTCGTGAAATTTCGAAGCTTGACTTGGTTCCATGCCACTTCTATCCCTTCGTACTCATCAAAGGCTCTGTATCTGCACAGAAGAAGAATTTTTGGAttgtattaaattaataattaattaaataataaataaagtttGTGACGTTACGAGAGAACGTTCccgaccaaacaaaaaaaaaggttgttCTAAAGAAAGacaaagagagaagatgaaTGCGATTACACTGTCTTCGAAGCTCCCTTGCCAAGTACTTCCTCGTACtgtccaaaaccaaaaaaataaaaatcaaatcaaatcgaTTATAACGAAGTATGAACTATTAAGTTCAGAAGAATCATACTCTTCCATATCTTCCTGAAGGATCAACTTCAACAAACTCAGAGCAATCTTCTACGAAGCTTTCTTCACCATTCATGGCTCCTTCTTTTTGAGCGAGAGATGTTGGAGTTTGCGGAGAtgatagaagaagaaaatatatatatttttttttttttttaaagagagaATATGAGGAAACAAGTGGTTTTTTCTTTGGATGCCCACCTA
This region of Brassica napus cultivar Da-Ae chromosome C5, Da-Ae, whole genome shotgun sequence genomic DNA includes:
- the LOC106388243 gene encoding serine/threonine-protein kinase WNK2; protein product: MNGEESFVEDCSEFVEVDPSGRYGRYEEVLGKGASKTVYRAFDEYEGIEVAWNQVKLRNFTRNPEQLDKFFREIHLLKTLNHQNIMRFYTSWVDTDNLSINFVTELFTSGTLRQYRLRHRRVNIKAVKQWCKQILKGLLYLHSRSPPIIHRDLKCDNIFINGNQGEVKIGDLGLAAILRKSHAVRCVGTPEFMAPEVYDEEYNELVDVYAFGMCVLEMVTFDYPYSECTHPAQIYKKVTSGKKPEAFYLVKDPEVRAFVEKCLATVTSRLTALELLQDPFLQDDVNGFDLRPIDYYNGYDETGVFLRQPLMDPDQLEPQICEINLFAQDDEEDSDHVDISIKGKRNGNDGIFLRFRISDAEGRIRNIYFPFETAIDTAWSVVEEMVSELDITNQDVAKIAEMIDAEISALVPDWKIDDHNVTESESNVNNNNGGFCGNCASNGYIQETVSSNSELSGEKSHQHHHHQFDDRSCSSVHGRFEEISYQVEGEGQHGDGGDVVVVSGEGGNNNRIHYADIWGLRDSRSDDGEEEHGTSVSLSRRKKVRGEWWSENEIRRELRWLKARHKIQLDHQRLKAPTESDSPPLLYRAISLPVDAVDI